One Gossypium hirsutum isolate 1008001.06 chromosome A08, Gossypium_hirsutum_v2.1, whole genome shotgun sequence genomic window, CTCTCTCTTGCACGAAAGTAGTCTCAAAACAAGATATCACCAAATTAGAACGAATTACATTCACAATTAACCGCTAAATACAATCTTTGGCCAAGTTTTATGCAGAGTCATCCTCTTGATTCGCTCCGTCTGACTTTTGCTTTGGTGGGGCTAAAGGGGATGGAGAGCCCTCCATTCCCATCTCTGCTTTTAGGTCATTGATGCTCTGCTCCAGCTCATTTATACGTTCTCCCATTTCATCAAGTGCTTTGAAGTTAAGTAAACGATAGATGTCAGACAATTCAGAGTAATACTAAAGTAACTAATTTACTATTTCTATTTCAATTAATGATATGATACTACGAAATGTAACAAAGGGTCTAACTTATTTCATACTCAACCGGCAAAACACCATCTCGTAAAGCTTAGCCTCATAGTCCAAGATTTCCCAAGAAGTTGACAAATTTGATACTAAAGTACAGATTATTTTAGACAATTCAACCTATTCATACAACAATACAATGAAAAGGCTAAACGAAGAAATATAAGACAACCTTTTCTACGAAATTATCATCTATGTAATGAAGCAACTCAATGACACTTCACATATTCAACAATTTCTATCTTACAAAAAGAACATGTTCCAATGACATTTAAAAATATACGAAAAGGATATTCTTTGTGATGATGGACTCCGACATTGTTTGAAACCTGGATTGCTGCAAATGAAATATTTGCCAATTACTGAGATATATTCAAACAACTATAGAATGGGTCCAGTTATAACTCACCATTTGTTGAAGAAGAGTTTgcacctaaaaaaaaaaaaacaatcagtcAAAAAAATCGTTAACTAAATCCCTAAAATAGACGACCTCGAGAAGCACAGCAaataatttctataattatacTCATTCACTAGGATTGATCGACTTTGCAACCTAAAAGTCGGGACTATACGAAAACTAGCAATGGATATGCCCTCAAGGTACCAGCAAAACAGCCTACATTAAAAGCAGGTTATTGTTACATGCTATAAAAAAGGGTTGAGTAAACTCACGAAAACAGACATATCAGCAGTGCTTTGCTTTGAGTCTTCCAAATTATGCCCGTCCTGCGAAAATGTGTACCAGTCAGCCCATACCACACAGCATTAGTATATGTCAAGCTACACAAAGCTAACCCCTAATTTCAGATTTCAAATCAAAACATCAAATACCTCGAAGTTATAACCCTCTAATCGACTTAAACCGgatcatcattttttttatttaatatgaattttCGAATTGCATGACAttaaataaaaaggtttgggtctCAAAACAAGTAAAACCTTTAAAAAAAGGTCAAAAAGAGAAACTACGCAAACATTCATGAATAGGCAGAGAAAATAAAACCCAAACCCCAGCACTGCAAGTAAAACACGAAATTTCCAATCATTTGCTTTAGAGATGAAGCAGAAGAGCATGGTtttctttatataaaaaaaaattaaagattagcGAGGTTTTAGAGATAGCGGATCTAAAACGAAGTCGAAAAATAACGCTCATTGCAGCAAATCCTTTATCAATCGTGATGCGATTCCAGATCGGAGATGAAAAGAATTGAAGCAAATGATAGGTAATAAGATTATCAGTTTCTAAAgttcaaaaagaaagaaggaaagcaAAGTTTACCATTGATTGGCAGTGGATCTTGGATTGTTGTTTCCCGCTGGTTCGTTAAACCGTAGCTTCAATTCGAAAACTTGAATTGCGTTGAGATtgagggaaaattttagaattgatCGCCGCTTTTTATAAAGGTAGAGGGTAGTGTTCCTTTTTCATCCGGCCCTACACCATTTATTTACCTATATGCCACTATCTAAgctattcttttcatttttcaaatggGTATAATAATAGAAttgattatttatattatttatctgGTCTAATCTTTCCACTTTTGAAATTTAACTTGTACTTTATTTTTAATCTTCTTAGTCTCTTcactcttttttatttaataatcgaaattcaattcattaaattagattatctaatatttttaaaataaataaaattactcaAGTGGCTAATGTTATAAGTGTTGAAGgtttaataagtaaataaaaatattgaatatggAATTATAAGattattcaatatttatttagAGAAGCATTGTGAAAGTCGATACCTTTttccttttatcttttttttacatgattttccTATAGTTTTAAATTGGCCACATAAGCAAAATGCCAAATAACTAAATAGAAATGCTAAATATGGGGTTGTAAAGCTTTCAATTCTAAATATAAGATTGTAAGGTTCTCCAAC contains:
- the LOC107926855 gene encoding heat shock factor-binding protein gives rise to the protein MDGHNLEDSKQSTADMSVFVQTLLQQMQSRFQTMSESIITKIDEMGERINELEQSINDLKAEMGMEGSPSPLAPPKQKSDGANQEDDSA